From a single Nothobranchius furzeri strain GRZ-AD chromosome 7, NfurGRZ-RIMD1, whole genome shotgun sequence genomic region:
- the cops8 gene encoding COP9 signalosome complex subunit 8 isoform X1 codes for MPAAVTMEEQFDKLLEQSEAQELEAPGGVATPQVYAQLLALYLLNNDMNNGRYLWKRIPQAIKSANPELAAIWAVGQHIWQRDFPGIYTAIAAHQWSENILPVMEALRESTRQRAYSLVAQAYTSIAVEDFAAFVGYSVDEAVKGVLSQGWQADPTTRMVMPKKPDPPPVALVPNEQQLARLTDYVAFLEN; via the exons ATGCCTGCTGCTGTAACTATGGAGGAACAGTTTGATAAATTATTAGAGCAGTCTGAAGCTCAGGAGCTGGAG GCTCCAGGGGGCGTCGCGACACCGCAGGTGTACGCGCAGCTGCTGGCTCTGTACCTGCTCAACAACGACAT GAACAACGGCCGGTATCTCTGGAAGAGGATACCCCAGGCGATAAAATCT GCTAACCCTGAGCTAGCAGCCATTTGGGCTGTCGGCCAGCACATTTGGCAGAGAGATTTTCCAGGAATCTACACGGCCATCGCAGCTCACCAGTGGTCGGAGAACATTCTTCCAGTCATGGAGGCCCTTCGAG AGAGCACACGGCAGCGGGCGTACAGCCTGGTGGCTCAGGCGTACACGTCCATTGCTGTGGAGGACTTCGCTGCCTTCGTGGGCTACTCGGTGGATGAGGCAGTAAAAG GAGTGTTGAGTCAAGGCTGGCAGGCAGATCCCACCACCAGGATGGTCATGCCCAAGAAGCCAG ATCCTCCTCCGGTCGCCCTGGTTCCAAACGAGCAGCAGTTGGCCAGACTCACCGACTATGTGGCCTTCCTGGAGAACTGA
- the cops8 gene encoding COP9 signalosome complex subunit 8 isoform X2 has product MNNGRYLWKRIPQAIKSANPELAAIWAVGQHIWQRDFPGIYTAIAAHQWSENILPVMEALRESTRQRAYSLVAQAYTSIAVEDFAAFVGYSVDEAVKGVLSQGWQADPTTRMVMPKKPDPPPVALVPNEQQLARLTDYVAFLEN; this is encoded by the exons AT GAACAACGGCCGGTATCTCTGGAAGAGGATACCCCAGGCGATAAAATCT GCTAACCCTGAGCTAGCAGCCATTTGGGCTGTCGGCCAGCACATTTGGCAGAGAGATTTTCCAGGAATCTACACGGCCATCGCAGCTCACCAGTGGTCGGAGAACATTCTTCCAGTCATGGAGGCCCTTCGAG AGAGCACACGGCAGCGGGCGTACAGCCTGGTGGCTCAGGCGTACACGTCCATTGCTGTGGAGGACTTCGCTGCCTTCGTGGGCTACTCGGTGGATGAGGCAGTAAAAG GAGTGTTGAGTCAAGGCTGGCAGGCAGATCCCACCACCAGGATGGTCATGCCCAAGAAGCCAG ATCCTCCTCCGGTCGCCCTGGTTCCAAACGAGCAGCAGTTGGCCAGACTCACCGACTATGTGGCCTTCCTGGAGAACTGA
- the trim63b gene encoding E3 ubiquitin-protein ligase TRIM63, whose product MDVQRSGSLVRPPSPMDSLEKQLSCPICLDMFTKPVVILPCQHNLCRSCASDLYDSRNPYRFSGGVFRCPTCRFEVVLDRHGVHGLQRNLLVENIIDLYKQQQEGKNDSTETLKPKECKEPMCQEHDDERINIYCVTCQVPTCSMCKVFGQHKDCEVAPLPNIYQTQKSELSNAIDNLVSSNSRLQALLSQMEDTCRVVQENAQRAKQGLAERFDLLYAILEERKGILLEQIGKEQDEKVAALRALAQRYGERLQASTELTDTAVRALEQSGAAEFLLASKGLITKTKDAAKASLGEERPEPGFEKMDHFTLSTEHVEAVLAKMDFGAGDDEEFEDAEEEEE is encoded by the coding sequence ATGGACGTCCAGAGGTCTGGGTCTTTGGTTCGACCCCCCAGCCCCATGGACAGCCTGGAGAAGCAGCTGAGCTGTCCCATCTGCCTGGACATGTTCACCAAGCCGGTGGTGATCCTGCCCTGCCAGCACAACCTGTGCCGTAGCTGCGCCAGCGACCTCTACGACTCGCGCAACCCGTACCGATTCTCCGGTGGCGTCTTCCGCTGTCCCACCTGCCGCTTCGAGGTCGTCCTCGACCGACATGGCGTTCACGGCCTCCAGCGCAACCTGTTGGTGGAAAACATTATAGACCTCTATAAGCAGCAGCAGGAAGGTAAAAACGACAGCACAGAAACGCTGAAGCCTAAAGAATGCAAAGAGCCCATGTGCCAAGAGCACGACGACGAGAGAATCAACATCTACTGTGTGACCTGCCAGGTTCCCACCTGCTCCATGTGCAAAGTGTTTGGCCAGCATAAAGACTGCGAGGTGGCGCCACTACCGAACATCTACCAAACCCAGAAAAGTGAACTGAGCAATGCCATCGATAACCTGGTATCCAGCAACAGCCGTCTGCAGGCCCTGCTCAGCCAGATGGAAGACACCTGCCGTGTCGTCCAGGAGAATGCTCAGCGGGCTAAACAAGGGCTAGCTGAGCGCTTTGACCTCCTGTACGCCATCCTGGAAGAGCGCAAGGGCATTCTACTGGAGCAGATTGGAAAAGAGCAGGATGAGAAGGTGGCGGCGCTGCGAGCTCTGGCCCAGCGATACGGTGAGCGGCTGCAGGCGAGCACAGAGCTGACGGATACGGCCGTAAGGGCTTTGGAGCAGAGCGGAGCCGCAGAATTCCTGTTGGCGTCCAAAGGCCTCATCACAAAGACCAAAGACGCTGCCAAGGCTTCGCTGGGCGAAGAGAGGCCCGAGCCAGGCTTCGAGAAGATGGACCACTTCACCTTGTCAACAGAACACGTGGAAGCGGTCCTAGCAAAGATGGACTTTGgtgctggtgatgatgaagagTTTGAGGAtgcagaggaagaagaggagtaa